A portion of the Rhodopseudomonas sp. BAL398 genome contains these proteins:
- a CDS encoding DUF2312 domain-containing protein produces the protein MANTATSVLDDQATHSFAKDQLKAIVERIERLEEEKKTISDDIKEVYGEAKGNGYDVKALRTIIRMRKQDANERAEEETILETYMQALGML, from the coding sequence ATGGCAAATACGGCCACGTCCGTTCTGGACGATCAGGCGACCCATTCCTTCGCCAAGGACCAGCTCAAGGCCATCGTCGAGCGGATCGAGCGGCTGGAAGAAGAAAAGAAGACCATCTCGGACGACATCAAAGAGGTCTACGGCGAGGCCAAGGGCAATGGCTACGACGTCAAGGCGCTGCGCACCATCATCCGGATGCGCAAGCAGGACGCTAATGAGCGTGCCGAGGAAGAGACCATCCTGGAAACCTACATGCAGGCGCTGGGCATGCTGTAA
- a CDS encoding DUF1244 domain-containing protein, whose translation MAMDETTRTELEAAAFRRLVAHLRERSDVQNIDLMNLAGFCRNCLSNWLKDEADARGVALSRDDSREAVYGMPYEVWKAKHQRPGPDQAASVEANRSGH comes from the coding sequence ATGGCGATGGACGAGACCACCAGGACCGAGCTCGAAGCGGCGGCGTTCCGCCGGCTGGTCGCGCATCTGCGCGAGCGCAGCGATGTTCAGAACATCGATTTGATGAATCTCGCGGGGTTTTGCCGCAACTGCCTGTCGAACTGGCTGAAGGACGAAGCCGACGCCCGCGGCGTGGCGTTGAGCCGGGACGACAGCCGCGAGGCGGTCTATGGCATGCCCTATGAGGTCTGGAAGGCCAAACACCAGCGCCCCGGTCCCGACCAGGCCGCCTCCGTCGAGGCCAATCGCAGCGGCCACTGA
- a CDS encoding helix-turn-helix domain-containing protein, with translation MGKAEGVSFGELILDETCLFARRGSTTIQFTRNERALLLALSRNPQRLMSRSGLIEEIASLDSGASDRNIDFLVNRLRAKLGDSAKSPRYIATQYGEGYVWIAEPSAVPIVASPQSGPIDAYLAVVPASAVQRDRIDTRALSLLAHLRDGIAADLSPAQKVVIVDDWRAVVSNGLRYVLQVSFQTVNERPDCTATLREMPSRRIVRAFRLELADNASLASEATRVSRGTIKELRNALTHASAGLGTPSDQPLDIRLRKASTLLSSSNPAWLKKGQELSAARADHPADPDIALQWCLHLFARLVLANPFTGLSSEEREEIESEIEATALDCLPAVQSNPLLMLAAAKLLYFVDRGHQDLAEDLAERAFARTADFAAALPVMGQLRQARGNFDEAVILFDRGIEMADPESDFLLHMRVLKCIALLASGNRNALDAANTFAYDIPYSPPELVVLIGMTMTAPDQPLSEHVEKTLTSVGAGGVRNALEYVYFTSARHLIARTARANVMRGLVAHALRLHGAAAIPPIVLAGTGLIADA, from the coding sequence ATGGGCAAAGCTGAAGGTGTCTCCTTCGGGGAGTTGATCCTGGACGAGACCTGCCTGTTCGCCCGACGCGGCAGCACCACCATCCAGTTCACCCGCAACGAGCGGGCCCTGTTGCTCGCCTTATCGCGCAACCCGCAGCGGTTGATGTCGCGCAGCGGTCTGATCGAGGAGATCGCGTCGCTGGATTCCGGCGCCTCCGACCGCAATATCGATTTCCTGGTCAACCGTCTGCGCGCCAAACTCGGCGACAGTGCCAAATCGCCCCGATACATCGCCACCCAATATGGCGAGGGTTACGTCTGGATCGCCGAACCATCGGCGGTGCCGATCGTGGCGTCACCGCAGTCGGGGCCGATCGATGCCTATCTCGCCGTCGTTCCGGCCTCTGCCGTGCAACGCGACCGCATCGACACGCGGGCGTTATCGCTGCTCGCTCACTTGCGCGACGGAATCGCCGCCGACCTGTCGCCCGCGCAGAAAGTCGTCATCGTCGACGACTGGCGCGCCGTTGTCTCAAACGGGCTGCGCTATGTGTTGCAGGTGAGCTTTCAGACCGTCAACGAGCGCCCCGATTGCACGGCGACATTGCGCGAGATGCCGTCGAGACGCATCGTCAGGGCGTTCCGCCTCGAACTCGCCGACAACGCATCCCTTGCGTCGGAAGCAACGCGGGTTTCGCGCGGGACGATCAAGGAACTGCGCAACGCGCTCACCCATGCCTCGGCCGGCCTTGGCACGCCCTCCGACCAGCCCCTCGACATTCGTCTGCGCAAGGCATCGACTTTGCTGTCGTCGTCCAATCCGGCCTGGCTCAAGAAGGGCCAGGAGCTGAGCGCGGCGCGTGCGGATCATCCGGCCGATCCCGACATCGCGTTACAATGGTGCCTGCATCTGTTCGCGCGCCTTGTGCTCGCCAATCCCTTCACCGGCCTCAGCAGCGAGGAACGCGAGGAGATTGAGAGCGAGATCGAGGCCACGGCGCTGGATTGTCTGCCGGCTGTCCAGAGCAATCCGCTGCTGATGCTGGCTGCGGCCAAGCTGCTGTACTTCGTCGATCGCGGTCACCAAGACCTCGCCGAGGATCTCGCCGAACGCGCCTTCGCACGCACCGCCGACTTCGCCGCCGCGCTGCCGGTGATGGGTCAGCTGCGGCAGGCGCGCGGCAACTTCGACGAAGCCGTCATCCTGTTCGACCGCGGCATCGAGATGGCCGATCCGGAGTCCGATTTTCTGCTGCATATGCGCGTGCTGAAATGCATTGCGTTGCTCGCGTCAGGTAACCGCAATGCGCTCGATGCCGCCAACACCTTTGCCTACGACATCCCCTACAGCCCGCCCGAACTCGTTGTGTTGATAGGCATGACCATGACGGCCCCCGATCAGCCGCTGTCGGAGCACGTGGAGAAGACGCTGACCTCGGTCGGTGCTGGCGGGGTCCGCAATGCGCTCGAATATGTCTATTTCACCTCGGCGCGTCATCTCATCGCCCGAACGGCACGCGCGAATGTGATGCGCGGATTGGTCGCCCATGCGCTGCGTCTTCACGGCGCAGCGGCGATCCCGCCCATCGTCCTGGCCGGCACCGGCCTGATCGCCGATGCCTGA
- a CDS encoding DUF1036 domain-containing protein, with protein MIRYDSHPRVSPSRRAPVGLMAALALFAACLWSAPAAADFRLCNNTPSRVGIALGYKDVDGWTTEGWWNVSSRACETLLRGTLVARFYYIYAIDYDRGGEWSGQAFMCSRDKEFTIKGTEDCLARGFDRTGFFEVDTGEQRAWTVQLTESDENNSQRLPGMPGAQAPGGAIPGLSGTPGRTAPATPGLTPDAPGPKP; from the coding sequence ATGATCAGATACGATTCTCATCCCCGCGTTTCACCGTCGCGTCGCGCCCCGGTCGGGCTGATGGCGGCGCTGGCGCTGTTTGCAGCCTGCCTCTGGAGCGCGCCTGCGGCGGCCGATTTCCGGCTTTGCAACAACACTCCGAGCCGGGTCGGAATCGCGCTGGGTTACAAGGACGTCGACGGCTGGACCACCGAAGGCTGGTGGAACGTATCGTCGCGCGCCTGCGAGACCTTGCTGCGCGGCACGTTGGTCGCACGGTTTTATTATATCTATGCGATCGATTACGACCGCGGCGGCGAATGGTCAGGACAGGCTTTCATGTGCTCGCGCGACAAGGAATTCACCATCAAGGGCACCGAAGACTGTCTGGCGCGGGGATTCGACCGCACCGGCTTTTTCGAGGTCGACACCGGCGAACAGCGGGCCTGGACCGTGCAACTGACCGAGAGCGACGAAAACAACAGCCAACGCTTGCCGGGGATGCCCGGAGCGCAAGCGCCGGGCGGCGCCATCCCGGGACTCTCCGGAACGCCGGGGCGCACCGCACCGGCAACGCCTGGCCTGACGCCGGACGCGCCCGGACCCAAGCCATGA
- the pyk gene encoding pyruvate kinase, with amino-acid sequence MRRLRRIKILATLGPASSDSAMIRKLFEAGADVFRINMSHTSHDKMRELVKTIRNVESSYGRPIGILVDLQGPKLRVGSFAGGSIQLNNGATFILDCNKEPGDASRVQLPHPEILAALKVGDALLLDDGKVRLICEETATDFAVTRVVIGGKMSDRKGVSLPDTDLPVSAMTSKDRADLEAALETGIDWVALSFVQRAEDVHEAKRMIRGRAAVMAKIEKPQAIDRLPEILEAADALMVARGDLGVELPLERVPSLQKQMTRMARRAGKPVVVATQMLESMITSPVPTRAEVSDVATAVYEGADAIMLSAESAAGKFPVEAVSTMNRIGEEVERDPTYRTVLMAQRPEPEATAGDAIASAARQIAETLDLSAVICWTSSGSTALRVARERPKPPVVAITPNIATGRKLSVVWGVHCVVAEDAKDQDDMVERAGSITFRDGFARAGQRIIVVAGVPLGTPGATNMVRIAYVGPPGDAEM; translated from the coding sequence ATGAGGCGGCTGCGACGAATCAAAATCCTCGCCACCCTCGGCCCCGCCTCCTCCGACAGCGCGATGATTCGCAAGCTGTTCGAGGCCGGAGCCGACGTGTTCCGAATCAATATGAGCCACACCTCGCACGACAAGATGCGCGAGCTGGTGAAGACCATCCGTAATGTCGAAAGCAGCTATGGCCGTCCGATTGGCATCTTGGTCGATCTGCAGGGACCGAAGCTGCGCGTCGGCTCCTTCGCCGGCGGCTCGATCCAGCTCAACAATGGCGCGACCTTCATTCTCGACTGCAACAAGGAGCCCGGCGACGCCAGCCGGGTCCAGCTGCCGCATCCGGAGATTCTTGCCGCGCTCAAGGTCGGCGACGCGCTGCTGCTCGACGACGGCAAGGTGCGGCTGATCTGCGAGGAGACCGCGACCGACTTTGCCGTCACCCGCGTGGTGATCGGCGGCAAGATGTCGGACCGCAAGGGCGTCAGCCTGCCGGACACCGATCTGCCGGTATCGGCGATGACGTCGAAGGATCGCGCCGACCTCGAAGCCGCGCTGGAGACCGGGATCGACTGGGTGGCGCTGTCCTTCGTGCAGCGCGCCGAGGACGTCCATGAAGCCAAGCGGATGATTCGCGGCCGTGCCGCAGTGATGGCCAAGATCGAAAAGCCGCAGGCGATCGACCGGCTGCCGGAAATCCTCGAAGCCGCCGACGCGCTGATGGTGGCGCGCGGCGATCTCGGCGTCGAACTGCCGCTGGAGCGCGTCCCCAGCCTGCAAAAGCAGATGACCCGGATGGCGCGCCGCGCCGGCAAGCCGGTGGTGGTGGCGACGCAGATGCTGGAATCGATGATCACCAGCCCGGTGCCGACCCGCGCCGAAGTCTCGGACGTCGCCACCGCAGTCTATGAGGGCGCCGACGCCATCATGCTGTCGGCGGAATCGGCGGCCGGCAAATTCCCGGTCGAGGCGGTCTCGACCATGAACCGGATCGGCGAAGAGGTCGAACGCGACCCGACCTACCGCACGGTGTTGATGGCGCAACGGCCCGAGCCGGAAGCGACCGCCGGCGACGCCATCGCCAGCGCGGCGCGACAGATCGCCGAGACGCTGGATCTGTCGGCGGTGATCTGCTGGACCAGTTCAGGATCGACCGCGCTGCGGGTGGCGCGCGAACGGCCGAAGCCGCCGGTGGTGGCGATCACGCCGAACATCGCCACCGGCCGCAAGCTGTCGGTGGTGTGGGGCGTGCATTGCGTGGTCGCCGAAGACGCCAAGGATCAGGACGACATGGTCGAGCGCGCCGGCAGCATCACCTTTCGCGACGGCTTCGCCCGCGCCGGCCAGCGCATCATCGTCGTCGCCGGCGTCCCGCTCGGCACGCCGGGCGCCACCAACATGGTACGCATCGCCTATGTCGGCCCGCCCGGCGACGCGGAGATGTAA
- the ykgO gene encoding type B 50S ribosomal protein L36, protein MKVRNSLKSLRSRHRDNRLVRRKGRVYVINKVQRRFKARQG, encoded by the coding sequence ATGAAGGTCCGTAACTCGCTGAAATCGCTGCGCTCCCGCCATCGCGACAACCGCCTGGTGCGGCGCAAGGGCCGGGTCTATGTGATCAACAAGGTGCAGCGCCGCTTCAAGGCTCGCCAGGGTTGA
- a CDS encoding type II toxin-antitoxin system HicB family antitoxin, translating into MRTYAYAAEFEPGDKRGVIVVSFPDVPEAITQGDSMADACAQAEEALGLALLTYPERGLPLPKARAKEDTKALVKGGAKAKRSMMVAVAPDVSAKLAVLEAFTAAGISKSELARRMGKDEKEIRRILNPKHSTKLPAMVEALRALGKRLVVGIEEAA; encoded by the coding sequence ATGCGAACCTATGCCTATGCCGCCGAGTTTGAGCCGGGCGACAAGCGCGGCGTCATCGTCGTGAGTTTTCCGGATGTGCCGGAAGCAATCACACAAGGCGACAGCATGGCCGACGCCTGCGCGCAGGCGGAGGAAGCGCTGGGACTGGCGCTGCTGACCTATCCAGAGCGCGGACTGCCGTTGCCCAAGGCGCGCGCCAAGGAGGACACCAAGGCGCTGGTGAAGGGGGGCGCCAAGGCCAAGCGATCGATGATGGTTGCGGTGGCGCCCGATGTTTCGGCGAAGCTCGCGGTGCTGGAAGCGTTCACCGCCGCTGGAATCAGCAAGAGCGAACTGGCCCGCCGGATGGGCAAGGACGAAAAAGAAATCCGCCGAATCCTGAACCCCAAGCATTCGACCAAATTGCCCGCGATGGTGGAGGCGCTGCGCGCGCTGGGCAAGCGGTTGGTCGTCGGCATCGAGGAAGCGGCTTGA
- a CDS encoding alpha/beta fold hydrolase: protein MIVVFVLAVPVVLALITQAGVVVLQQHYPPQGKFVDVPGGRLHIRDLGPRDAAGPAIVMIHGASSNLRAMQMPLGDMLARSHRVILIDRPGHGWSTRDDLENSLPATQARMIDQALGELGVSDAILVVHSLAGALGALMALDYPARVAGLVMLAPVAYPWPGGVGSYNKLMTIPVIGPLLAYTITLPLGWWLTEPGARAVFKPQTMPAGYVTDTATPLLLRPREFLANAWDLVTLKPAVREQSVRYTEIKVPTVVFHGDADTTVSLEIHSRPFAATVPGAKLIVLPDIGHMVQNAAPDLVAREIEAMIAASDTMPKAAMR from the coding sequence ATGATCGTTGTGTTTGTGCTGGCGGTGCCTGTGGTTTTGGCGCTGATCACGCAGGCAGGCGTCGTCGTGCTACAGCAGCACTATCCGCCGCAGGGAAAATTCGTCGACGTCCCCGGCGGCCGGCTCCATATCCGCGACCTCGGGCCGCGCGATGCCGCCGGCCCGGCGATCGTGATGATTCATGGCGCCAGCTCCAATCTGCGGGCGATGCAGATGCCACTCGGTGACATGCTGGCGCGGAGCCATCGGGTGATTCTGATCGATCGTCCCGGCCATGGCTGGAGCACGCGCGACGATCTGGAAAACTCATTGCCGGCGACGCAGGCCAGGATGATCGACCAGGCGCTGGGCGAACTGGGTGTCAGCGACGCCATCCTGGTGGTGCATTCGCTGGCCGGCGCGCTGGGCGCTCTGATGGCGCTGGACTATCCGGCGCGGGTGGCCGGGCTGGTGATGCTGGCGCCGGTCGCCTATCCGTGGCCGGGCGGCGTCGGCAGCTACAACAAGCTCATGACGATTCCCGTGATCGGTCCGCTGCTGGCCTATACGATCACGCTGCCGCTGGGATGGTGGTTGACCGAACCTGGCGCGCGCGCGGTATTCAAACCGCAGACCATGCCGGCGGGCTACGTCACCGACACCGCCACGCCGCTGCTGCTGCGGCCGCGGGAATTCCTCGCCAATGCCTGGGATCTGGTGACGCTGAAGCCGGCGGTGCGGGAGCAATCGGTGCGCTATACCGAGATCAAGGTGCCGACGGTGGTATTCCATGGCGATGCCGACACCACCGTATCGCTTGAGATTCATTCGCGCCCCTTCGCGGCGACGGTCCCGGGGGCCAAATTGATCGTGCTGCCCGATATCGGACACATGGTGCAGAATGCCGCGCCCGATCTCGTCGCGCGCGAGATCGAGGCGATGATCGCGGCGTCCGACACAATGCCGAAGGCGGCGATGCGCTAA
- a CDS encoding tetratricopeptide repeat protein, which translates to MASGFVALRKWSLASVVSLAALTAVGLPPAMAQAPHPDDHQQTERPTPPEPPAKLPLVRPDRGQGLDFLFGALKAAPDEAGAKHVEAKIWALWTRTSSDTTALLMLRAKTAMAAKQMDIALQLLDAVIKLKPDYVEAWNRRATVYYLQNDYTHSLEDIEQVLVREPRHFGALAGLGMIMRELGDDKRALDAFRQALAINPHLDKVPELVKTLTEKVEGRDI; encoded by the coding sequence ATGGCATCGGGATTCGTCGCGCTTCGAAAATGGTCGCTGGCAAGCGTGGTTTCGCTGGCTGCGTTGACGGCCGTCGGTTTGCCGCCGGCGATGGCGCAGGCGCCGCATCCAGACGATCACCAACAGACCGAGCGGCCGACGCCGCCGGAGCCGCCTGCCAAGCTGCCGCTGGTGCGGCCTGATCGCGGCCAGGGGCTGGATTTCCTGTTCGGGGCGCTGAAAGCCGCCCCCGACGAGGCCGGCGCCAAGCATGTCGAGGCCAAGATCTGGGCGTTGTGGACCCGGACCAGCAGCGACACTACCGCGCTGTTGATGCTGCGGGCGAAGACCGCGATGGCCGCCAAGCAAATGGATATCGCGCTGCAATTGCTTGACGCGGTGATCAAGCTGAAGCCCGATTACGTCGAGGCCTGGAACCGGCGCGCGACGGTGTATTACCTGCAGAACGACTACACCCATTCACTTGAAGATATCGAACAGGTGCTGGTGCGCGAGCCACGCCATTTCGGCGCGTTGGCCGGGCTCGGCATGATCATGCGTGAGCTCGGCGACGACAAGCGCGCGCTCGATGCCTTCCGCCAGGCGCTGGCAATCAACCCGCATCTCGACAAGGTGCCGGAGCTGGTCAAGACCCTGACCGAGAAGGTCGAAGGCCGCGATATCTGA
- a CDS encoding autotransporter domain-containing protein, whose protein sequence is MQSAASAALAIGMSVATATLAQAACTPGAVDATTPAPGSTVTCSGTTTNQNDPDGYGTGIQTDITINVTDGATVEGVSAGGQGIWVGDAVINNGVGATVLGRTNGILAATGSLAVINSGLITATTSGTGINAATDVTLTNRATGAISGSVSGIVSSGGAANVDNAGSITGTTGTGISASSNVTLTNQAGAVVSGKVDGIKSINGAVTVDNAGSITSTTDWGIDGFSDVTVTNRAGATISGGARGAIQARAGNITLDNSGNITSSNLTATVSALTGNVTLINRAGANIDGTVITASGNLDVQNSGNIGGVVSTAGLKLVNSESGTMTSIIGGGVSEIDNFGTVTTIVAMLGTGNLVNHTGGRILGVVNGGSGSTVINRAGGYMASATVANGFIENSGTIDGGVVIYDNARLVNNAGASITSSTDGVGTAFGAGSSISNAGAISGTNSAIWLVNSGNTITNLAGGTMSGGTIGVLSGFDLSITNSGTISGTAAASVGLAVGGALQLVNNAGASIHGAAAGIATGFAGGSASIVNAGSISGGTAAIAFGAAGNTLTLLPGSVISGNVIGFGSDILQLGGTGVGTVDISQFSGFTTFTKFDPSIWKLTGTATYTAPVNVNGGTLAVNGNLASASLLTVNPGGTLGGSGIVGATAINGGTLAPGNSIGTLTIASLTMTAASTYLVQVSGAASDKTIVTGTAAIAGKVSVDPLTRLTSTTTYTIINAGTLTGTFDTVSLTNNFGRNARLSYAGNSVFLTLDPGLLSPILPGNASVNNRNVAAGIDRALEGGAATPASFNGLFLLGGNNLLNALTQISGETSTGSQQTTFDAMTQFMGLLSDPFTAGRGGTAPGASAFADANAALAYAGGRTRTGRDALAMFTKAPPRAYQPRWNVWAAGFGGSRTTDGDATLGSNRTTGSIAAGAVGADYWFSPETVAGFALAGGGTSFSVANGGSGRSDLFQAGAFIRHNFASSYITATAAYGWQDISTDRMITAVGTEQLRANFNANAYSGRIEAGHRWEVAELGGIGLTPYAAIQVTAFDLPAYAEKSQNGAGGFALNYSAETATAARTELGLRSDKSWAMAGGLLTLRGRAAWAHDDHSDRNVSAVFQSLPGSTFTVNGARAARNAALTSASAEMSFNGGWSVAATFDGEFSDVSRSYAGKGVVRYAW, encoded by the coding sequence ATGCAGAGCGCGGCCAGCGCCGCTTTGGCGATCGGGATGTCGGTCGCGACGGCAACACTGGCGCAAGCCGCCTGTACCCCCGGCGCCGTCGATGCCACGACACCGGCGCCAGGCAGCACGGTGACCTGCTCGGGAACGACCACCAATCAAAACGACCCTGACGGGTACGGCACCGGCATCCAGACGGACATCACGATCAACGTCACCGATGGCGCGACAGTTGAAGGTGTGAGTGCTGGCGGCCAAGGCATCTGGGTCGGCGATGCGGTGATCAATAACGGCGTTGGCGCGACTGTTCTGGGCCGGACAAACGGCATCTTGGCCGCCACCGGCTCTCTTGCCGTGATCAATTCTGGCTTGATCACCGCCACCACCAGCGGCACCGGCATCAATGCGGCCACCGACGTGACGCTGACCAACCGCGCGACAGGTGCCATTTCCGGTAGTGTATCGGGAATCGTGTCGAGCGGCGGCGCCGCCAATGTCGATAACGCCGGAAGCATTACCGGCACGACCGGCACCGGCATCAGTGCATCCTCCAACGTGACCCTGACCAATCAGGCCGGCGCCGTCGTCAGCGGGAAAGTCGACGGCATCAAGTCGATCAACGGTGCTGTCACGGTCGATAATGCAGGAAGCATCACAAGCACGACTGACTGGGGAATTGATGGCTTCTCCGACGTCACGGTGACCAATCGCGCCGGCGCTACCATTTCCGGCGGGGCGCGCGGCGCGATTCAGGCTCGCGCGGGCAACATCACTCTCGACAACTCAGGCAACATCACAAGCTCCAACCTGACCGCAACCGTGAGCGCATTGACGGGTAACGTGACGCTTATCAACCGGGCCGGAGCAAACATCGACGGCACCGTCATAACAGCCAGCGGCAATCTCGACGTGCAAAATTCCGGCAATATCGGCGGCGTCGTTAGCACCGCGGGTCTCAAACTCGTCAATAGCGAGAGCGGCACGATGACCTCAATAATAGGCGGCGGGGTCAGCGAAATCGACAATTTCGGCACCGTGACGACCATTGTAGCTATGCTCGGGACGGGCAATCTGGTCAATCACACAGGTGGCCGCATACTCGGCGTCGTCAATGGCGGGAGCGGTTCCACGGTGATCAATCGCGCTGGCGGATACATGGCGAGCGCCACCGTCGCGAACGGGTTCATCGAAAATTCCGGGACGATCGACGGCGGCGTCGTTATCTACGACAACGCGCGGCTCGTGAACAATGCGGGAGCAAGCATCACCAGTTCGACGGATGGTGTTGGCACGGCTTTCGGAGCCGGTTCGTCGATCTCCAACGCCGGCGCTATTAGCGGCACCAATTCTGCGATATGGCTTGTGAACAGCGGCAACACGATCACCAATCTGGCCGGCGGCACGATGAGCGGCGGCACGATTGGCGTACTTTCCGGCTTCGACCTGTCCATCACCAATTCCGGAACGATTTCAGGAACAGCGGCGGCGAGCGTCGGCCTCGCTGTCGGCGGCGCGCTGCAACTGGTCAACAATGCTGGAGCAAGCATCCACGGCGCGGCCGCTGGGATCGCGACAGGGTTCGCCGGAGGCAGCGCATCGATCGTCAATGCCGGAAGCATCAGCGGCGGTACCGCTGCGATCGCTTTCGGTGCCGCCGGCAATACACTGACCCTGTTGCCGGGCTCCGTCATCTCCGGGAATGTGATCGGCTTCGGCAGTGACATTTTGCAGCTTGGCGGCACTGGCGTCGGGACAGTCGATATCTCGCAATTCTCCGGCTTCACTACTTTCACCAAGTTCGATCCGTCGATCTGGAAGCTGACCGGCACCGCGACCTATACGGCCCCCGTCAACGTCAATGGCGGCACGCTCGCGGTGAATGGCAATCTCGCGTCCGCCAGCCTGCTCACCGTCAATCCCGGCGGCACCCTCGGCGGCTCCGGCATTGTCGGCGCCACTGCCATCAATGGCGGCACGCTGGCGCCCGGCAATTCTATCGGCACGCTGACCATCGCCAGCCTGACCATGACGGCGGCCTCGACCTATCTGGTGCAGGTCTCCGGCGCAGCATCGGACAAAACGATCGTCACCGGGACTGCTGCGATCGCCGGCAAGGTCAGCGTCGATCCGCTGACGCGCCTGACATCGACCACGACCTATACGATCATCAATGCGGGCACGCTGACCGGCACATTCGATACCGTCTCCCTCACCAATAATTTCGGGCGCAATGCGCGGCTGAGCTATGCCGGCAACAGCGTGTTTCTGACGCTCGATCCCGGCCTGTTGTCGCCGATCCTGCCGGGCAATGCCTCGGTCAATAACAGGAACGTCGCCGCCGGCATCGACAGGGCGCTGGAGGGCGGCGCGGCCACGCCTGCGTCGTTCAATGGGCTGTTCCTGCTCGGCGGCAACAATCTGCTCAATGCGTTGACGCAGATCTCGGGCGAGACCTCGACCGGTTCGCAGCAGACCACCTTCGATGCCATGACCCAGTTCATGGGCCTGTTGTCGGATCCCTTCACCGCCGGCCGCGGCGGCACCGCGCCGGGTGCTTCGGCTTTCGCCGACGCGAACGCCGCGCTCGCTTATGCGGGCGGCCGCACCCGCACCGGGCGCGACGCTCTTGCGATGTTCACCAAGGCGCCGCCGCGCGCCTATCAGCCGCGCTGGAACGTGTGGGCTGCCGGCTTCGGCGGTTCGCGCACCACCGACGGCGACGCGACCCTCGGCTCGAACCGCACCACCGGTAGCATCGCCGCTGGCGCCGTCGGCGCCGATTACTGGTTCTCGCCCGAGACCGTGGCCGGCTTCGCGCTCGCCGGTGGCGGCACCAGTTTCTCCGTCGCCAATGGCGGCAGCGGCCGCTCCGACCTGTTCCAGGCCGGCGCCTTCATCCGCCACAATTTTGCGTCGTCCTACATCACAGCCACGGCTGCCTATGGTTGGCAGGACATCAGCACCGATCGCATGATCACCGCCGTCGGCACCGAGCAGCTGCGCGCGAACTTCAACGCCAATGCATATAGCGGCCGGATCGAAGCCGGCCATCGCTGGGAGGTCGCAGAACTCGGCGGCATCGGCCTGACGCCCTATGCGGCCATCCAGGTCACGGCGTTCGATCTGCCGGCCTATGCCGAGAAATCGCAGAACGGCGCCGGTGGTTTCGCGCTCAACTACTCCGCCGAGACCGCCACGGCCGCCCGCACCGAACTCGGCCTGCGCAGCGATAAGTCATGGGCCATGGCCGGCGGGCTCCTGACGCTGCGCGGCCGCGCCGCCTGGGCGCACGACGATCATTCGGATCGCAACGTCAGCGCCGTGTTCCAGTCGCTGCCCGGCTCGACCTTCACCGTCAACGGTGCCCGTGCCGCCCGCAATGCGGCGCTGACATCGGCCTCCGCAGAGATGTCCTTCAACGGCGGCTGGTCGGTCGCCGCCACCTTCGACGGCGAGTTCTCCGACGTCAGCCGCAGCTACGCCGGCAAGGGCGTCGTCCGCTACGCCTGGTAG
- a CDS encoding OsmC family protein, translating to MSTTFGSAKWQGGIKDGKGAISTKSGALSDYPYGFASRFEGKPGSNPEELIGAAHAACFTMALSLILGEAKLTAEQMETKADVTLEKDGDGFSITAVHLTLTAKIPGADQAKFEELAGMAKAGCPVSKLLNAKITLDATLQG from the coding sequence ATGAGCACGACATTCGGATCGGCCAAATGGCAGGGCGGCATCAAGGACGGCAAGGGCGCGATTTCGACAAAGAGCGGCGCGCTCAGCGACTACCCCTATGGCTTCGCCAGCCGTTTCGAAGGCAAGCCCGGCTCCAACCCCGAGGAGTTGATCGGCGCCGCGCATGCCGCCTGTTTCACCATGGCGCTGTCGCTGATCCTCGGCGAGGCCAAACTGACCGCCGAGCAGATGGAAACCAAGGCCGACGTCACGCTGGAGAAGGATGGCGACGGATTTTCGATTACCGCGGTGCATCTGACGCTGACCGCCAAGATCCCCGGCGCCGACCAGGCGAAATTCGAGGAATTGGCCGGCATGGCGAAGGCCGGCTGCCCGGTCTCGAAACTGCTGAACGCCAAGATCACGCTGGACGCGACGCTGCAGGGCTAA